The following proteins are co-located in the Nymphalis io chromosome 27, ilAglIoxx1.1, whole genome shotgun sequence genome:
- the LOC126778780 gene encoding GTPase-activating protein CdGAPr isoform X1, whose protein sequence is MCDCCSIMRRVFGACSDGWLLCGQNGSPHGSVMSCQSLAARAFAEPDKDPHCASRATFHRTVRFSPDSRSQTRTPDTECKRETSGSVSLSALPAASAPAAAPAAPAARDASPPPPCRFPKLEECAHFHYERVRLGGLRVALVAADAPADAPDEGWVCLKVRSHVNDSPTSESRVLSASWTEASDVREWTLTRNRDHFLQLDDMLHRCIYDRKVSGLPNLKDAMTPELLQDEAEYKQLISDYVHHLSIIADDSINCGPALNWLQMDNKGHKLLVSNEDSSSINTPAVAAAYSVRKYVSQARDEISFEVGDMISIIDMPGPQESTWWRGKRGFRVGFFPHHCVAVIGDKVPRNMTQPPPIVGSVAVAPIKPVLRKHGKLISLFRSFILSRPSRRSLKRQGILRERVFGCDLGEHLLNCGHDVPQVLVACARGIERRGAVDGVYRLSGGAALTQRLRAAFDAGARVDLAPALQRDPHALASLLKMYFRELPNPLCTYQLYDAFVRAVQAPDELRLRAVRDAVVKLPPPHYRTLAYLMRHLRRVSLLSASTGMTARNMAIVWAPNLLRSPEPAHALQGVAVQAVVTEFLICYAEELFAQEQGADSGPGSLEQDCYDSHVELRCLNETGRRPKSLPLNPPTKLLSLEEARRRGRPAAPALRPAAHAPPKYIEVGSGPNNLPQYHTILDLPVPGSKRALKRSPSGWRGLFSRSKRPPSAPPAPPAPQAPACPGALRPAKSCESLTSEPDALPPLAAAAAPLKHHTRSASCDSYFEPWQAELAGMRLRLSPQERDRNMFSEEDDAAGHLAHHAQDDSLCSSPPESIPASAVASPRRNDYDTAERKRAALARLEAQVAQLGYIDGDADTATDGQPAKRICKDRDSPLSSTSDFQASLTSVKLRDRNSPRKQKNTSRYSGLHNPVLSDPDKPPSRLTWHGKDGHSTLIKIDWPAENSSVSNLTTSTVHSTPVTPATPVYDPLESDSELSENKHTITIKSSDCNTCDGEKCLKCELKATDYENMKTVSRDYSEHNLHDSLEPSPLHSTDISYQNLNRLSAVSTSSNSEQHSHKKEGDVMRVMTSSHESSSSYSNVSYKQDELYECYNFSRPNYINLSSSTSKSSPGSPLKSPIKSTISITFRSPVKTKTPDYEPIGNNETPTNERDSVYEDIDLEKNLSIVEEASVPQTDASLPTQEACQPDDFDRDLIILETPTEPDVDDGVDVYSQVKFFKKSIEEVNAMILETPEKETEYENVAFAETRRREYENINVDTLKICDKVEISSVDTSENGSLEGENGNVIKPRIATKNLNVRELAIRFESPTEQKGPFTFDKFKTDVKYPTLERKDDKRETRKKETKNPPPISPKTYKLTKNSNARSLDENAFIKEFGSDKDRRRSMEVKDGKRQSKYFPDLNLNMEESETKVESITPTSENKLSLIQRFDVKKPTDLKNIIGFDTEKKLSRERIEKYKEERRNFLREKYSSQSFRSNPEQLTRIKLKKDDKNDCERLKEDLPKFERRNTVDLGQRMRFSLARSANNLDTIPSPVSPSEELPRNGDASERSRDERREKISPSYNIRDMAAIFEQKSQSNG, encoded by the exons GCTGGGCGGCCTGCGCGTGGCGCTCGTGGCGGCCGACGCGCCCGCAGACGCGCCCGACGAAG GCTGGGTGTGCTTGAAGGTGCGCTCGCACGTGAACGACTCGCCGACGTCGGAGTCGCGCGTGCTGTCGGCCAGCTGGACGGAGGCGAGCGACGTGCGCGAGTGGACGCTCACCCGCAATAGGGACCACTTCCTGCAGCTCGACGACATGCTGCATCG ATGTATATACGATCGCAAAGTTTCCGGTCTGCCGAACCTGAAGGACGCCATGACCCCGGAGCTGCTGCAGGACGAGGCGGAGTACAAGCAGCTCATCTCGGACTACGTGCACCACCTGTCCATCATCGCGGACGACTCCATCAACTGCGGGCCGGCCCTGAACTGGTTACAAATGGATAACAAGG GTCACAAGCTGCTCGTGTCCAACGAGGACTCGAGCTCCATAAACACGCCGGCCGTGGCCGCCGCCTACTCCGTCCGGAAATACGTCTCGCAG GCACGGGACGAGATCAGCTTCGAGGTCGGCGACATGATATCAATAATCGACATGCCAG GTCCGCAGGAGTCCACGTGGTGGCGCGGCAAGCGCGGCTTCCGGGTGGGCTTCTTCCCCCACCACTGCGTCGCCGTCATCGGGGACAAGGTGCCGCGAAACATGACGCAGCCGCCGCCCATCGTCGG GTCGGTGGCCGTCGCCCCGATCAAGCCGGTCCTCAGGAAGCACGGCAAGCTGATCTCGCTGTTCCGCAGCTTCATCCTGTCGAGGCCGTCGCGGCGGAGTCTCAAGCGGCAGGGCATCCTGCGCGAGAGGGTGTTCGGGTGCGACCTCGGCGAGCACCTGCTGAACTGCGGACACGACG TCCCGCAGGTGCTGGTGGCGTGCGCGCGCGGCATCGAGCGGCGCGGCGCCGTGGACGGCGTGTACCGCCTGTCGGGCGGCGCGGCGCTCACGCAGCGCCTGCGCGCCGCCTTCGACGCCGGCGCGCGCGTGGACCTGGCGCCGGCGCTGCAGCGCGACCCGCACGCGCTGGCCTCGCTGCTCAAGATGTACTTCCGCGAGCTGCCCAACCCGCTGTGCACGTACCAGCTGTACGACGCCTTCGTGCGCGCCGTGCAGGCGCCCGACGAGCTGCGCCTGCGCGCCGTGCGCGACGCCGTGGTGAAGCTGCCGCCGCCGCACTACCGCACGCTGGCCTACCTCATGCGCCACCTGCGCCGCGTGTCGCTGCTGAGCGCGTCCACCGGCATGACGGCGCGCAACATGGCCATCGTGTGGGCGCCCAACCTGCTGCGCTCGCCCGAGCCCGCGCACGCGCTGCAGGGCGTGGCCGTGCAGGCCGTCGTCACCGAGTTCCTCATCTGCTACGCCGAGGAGCTGTTCGCGCAGGAGCAGGGCGCCGACTCGGGGCCCGGCTCCCTCGAGCAG GATTGTTACGATTCTCACGTCGAGTTGAGATGTCTCAACGAAACGGGCAGGCGACCGAAGAGCCTGCCTCTCAACCCTCCCACGAAGTTGTTGAG CCTGGAGGaggcgcggcggcgcgggcgcccCGCCGCCCCCGCGCTGCGCCCCGCCGCCCACGCGCCGCCCAAGTACATCGAG GTCGGGTCGGGCCCGAACAACCTGCCGCAGTACCACACGATACTCGATCTACCGGTGCCGG GCTCCAAGCGCGCACTGAAGCGCTCCCCGTCGGGCTGGCGCGGCCTGTTCAGCCGCAGCAAGCGCCCGCccagcgcgccgcccgcgccgcccgcgccg CAGGCGCCGGCGTGCCCGGGCGCGCTGCGGCCCGCCAAGTCGTGCGAGTCGCTGACGTCGGAGCCGGACGCGCTGCCGCCgctcgccgccgccgccgcgccgctcAAGCACCACACGCG GTCGGCGTCGTGCGACTCGTACTTCGAGCCGTGGCAGGCGGAGCTGGCCGGCATGCGGCTGCGCCTGTCGCCGCAGGAGCGCGACCGGAACATGTTCAGCGAGGAGGACGACGCCGCCGGACACCTCGCGCACCACGCGCAG GACGACTCGCTGTGCTCGAGTCCGCCGGAGTCCATCCCCGCCAGCGCCGTCGCCTCGCCGCGCCGGAACGACTACGACACCGCAGAGAG GAAGCGAGCCGCGCTGGCGAGGCTGGAGGCGCAGGTGGCGCAGCTCGGGTACATCGACGGGGACGCCGACACCGCGACCGACGGCCAGCCCGCCAAGAG AATATGCAAAGACCGCGACAGTCCGCTGTCGTCGACGTCGGACTTCCAAGCTTCGCTGACGAGCGTTAAGCTCAG AGATCGTAACTCGCCGAGGAAACAAAAGAACACGTCTCGATACAGCGGCTTGCACAATCCGGTTCTGAGCGATCCGGACAAGCCGCCGTCGCGGCTGACGTGGCACGGCAAGGACGGCCACTCGACGCTGATCAAGATCGACTGGCCGGCCGAGAACTCGTCCGTGAGCAACTTGACCACCAGCACCGTGCACTCCACGCCCGTGACGCCGGCCACGCCCGTCTACGACCCGCTGGAGAGCGACTCGGAGCTCAGCGAGAACAAGCACACGATAACAATCAAGAGCAGCGATTGTAACACCTGCGACGGAGAGAAGTGTCTCAAGTGCGAGTTGAAAGCCACGGACTACGAGAACATGAAGACAGTGTCGCGCGACTACTCCGAGCACAACCTGCACGACAGCCTCGAGCCCAGCCCGCTGCACTCGACCGACATCAGCTACCAGAACCTGAACAGGCTGTCGGCTGTATCGACGTCGTCCAACTCGGAGCAGCACTCCCACAAGAAGGAGGGTGACGTCATGAGGGTCATGACGTCATCTCACGAGAGCTCGTCGAGCTACTCCAACGTGAGCTACAAACAAGATGAGCTGTATGAGTGCTATAACTTCTCCAGAcccaattatattaatctctCGTCGAGCACGTCGAAGAGCTCGCCCGGGAGCCCTTTGAAGAGTCCGATAAAGTCAACTATTAGCATAACGTTCAGGTCTCCGGTCAAGACTAAAACTCCTGATTACGAACCGATAGGAAACAATGAGACTCCGACCAACGAGAGGGATTCGGTGTACGAGGATATAGATTTAGAGAAAAATCTATCTATTGTCGAGGAGGCCAGCGTCCCGCAGACGGACGCCAGTCTGCCGACGCAGGAGGCGTGCCAGCCGGACGACTTCGACCGCGACCTGATCATTCTCGAAACTCCGACGGAACCCGACGTAGACGACGGCGTAGACGTGTACAGTCAAGTTAAATTCTTCAAGAAAAGTATAGAGGAAGTTAACGCTATGATACTAGAGACGCCCGAGAAAGAGACGGAATATGAAAATGTAGCGTTCGCGGAAACGAGACGGCGCGAGtacgaaaatataaatgttgATACTCTTAAAATCTGTGATAAAGTAGAAATAAGTAGCGTAGACACGAGCGAAAATGGATCTTTGGAAGGAGAAAACGGTAATGTCATAAAGCCCAGAATCGCAACAAAGAATTTAAATGTCAGAGAACTGGCGATAAGGTTTGAAAGTCCAACGGAACAAAAGGGGCCCTTCACGTTcgataaatttaaaactgaCGTGAAGTATCCTACGTTAGAGCGAAAAGACGACAAACGAGAGACGAGGAAGAAGGAGACAAAAAATCCTCCGCCCATTTCACCGAAAACTTACAAATTAACGAAAAATTCCAATGCGAGATCGCTGGACGAGAACGCATTCATCAAAGAGTTCGGCAGCGACAAGGACAGGCGAAGGAGCATGGAGGTCAAAGACGGCAAACGACAATCGAAATACTTCCCAGACTTGAATCTGAACATGGAAGAGTCGGAGACGAAGGTAGAGAGTATCACGCCCACTAGCGAAAACAAGTTGTCGCTGATACAAAGATTTGACGTCAAAAAGCCAACAgacttgaaaaatataatcggcTTCGACACGGAGAAGAAATTAAGTCGGGAAAGGATTGAGAAGTACAAGGAGGAGAGGAGAAATTTCCTCCGGGAGAAATACAGCTCCCAATCGTTCAGAAGTAACCCGGAGCAGTTGACGCGCATCAAACTTAAAAAAGACGATAAGAATGACTGCGAAAGATTAAAAGAAGATCTGCCGAAGTTCGAACGGAGGAACACCGTCGACCTCGGCCAGAGGATGCGCTTCTCCCTCGCCAGGAGCGCCAACAACCTGGACACGATACCGTCCCCCGTGAGCCCCAGCGAGGAGCTGCCTCGGAACGGCGACGCTAGCGAGCGAAGCCGTGACGAGAG GAGAGAAAAGATTTCACCTTCGTACAACATTCGCGACATGGCCGCCATTTTCGAGCAGAAATCACAGAGCAACGGTTGA
- the LOC126778780 gene encoding GTPase-activating protein CdGAPr isoform X4 — protein MCDCCSIMRRVFGACSDGWLLCGQNGSPHGSVMSCQSLAARAFAEPDKDPHCASRATFHRTVRFSPDSRSQTRTPDTECKRETSGSVSLSALPAASAPAAAPAAPAARDASPPPPCRFPKLEECAHFHYERVRLGGLRVALVAADAPADAPDEGWVCLKVRSHVNDSPTSESRVLSASWTEASDVREWTLTRNRDHFLQLDDMLHRCIYDRKVSGLPNLKDAMTPELLQDEAEYKQLISDYVHHLSIIADDSINCGPALNWLQMDNKGHKLLVSNEDSSSINTPAVAAAYSVRKYVSQARDEISFEVGDMISIIDMPGPQESTWWRGKRGFRVGFFPHHCVAVIGDKVPRNMTQPPPIVGSVAVAPIKPVLRKHGKLISLFRSFILSRPSRRSLKRQGILRERVFGCDLGEHLLNCGHDVPQVLVACARGIERRGAVDGVYRLSGGAALTQRLRAAFDAGARVDLAPALQRDPHALASLLKMYFRELPNPLCTYQLYDAFVRAVQAPDELRLRAVRDAVVKLPPPHYRTLAYLMRHLRRVSLLSASTGMTARNMAIVWAPNLLRSPEPAHALQGVAVQAVVTEFLICYAEELFAQEQGADSGPGSLEQDCYDSHVELRCLNETGRRPKSLPLNPPTKLLRSGRARTTCRSTTRYSIYRCRAPACPGALRPAKSCESLTSEPDALPPLAAAAAPLKHHTRSASCDSYFEPWQAELAGMRLRLSPQERDRNMFSEEDDAAGHLAHHAQDDSLCSSPPESIPASAVASPRRNDYDTAERKRAALARLEAQVAQLGYIDGDADTATDGQPAKRICKDRDSPLSSTSDFQASLTSVKLRDRNSPRKQKNTSRYSGLHNPVLSDPDKPPSRLTWHGKDGHSTLIKIDWPAENSSVSNLTTSTVHSTPVTPATPVYDPLESDSELSENKHTITIKSSDCNTCDGEKCLKCELKATDYENMKTVSRDYSEHNLHDSLEPSPLHSTDISYQNLNRLSAVSTSSNSEQHSHKKEGDVMRVMTSSHESSSSYSNVSYKQDELYECYNFSRPNYINLSSSTSKSSPGSPLKSPIKSTISITFRSPVKTKTPDYEPIGNNETPTNERDSVYEDIDLEKNLSIVEEASVPQTDASLPTQEACQPDDFDRDLIILETPTEPDVDDGVDVYSQVKFFKKSIEEVNAMILETPEKETEYENVAFAETRRREYENINVDTLKICDKVEISSVDTSENGSLEGENGNVIKPRIATKNLNVRELAIRFESPTEQKGPFTFDKFKTDVKYPTLERKDDKRETRKKETKNPPPISPKTYKLTKNSNARSLDENAFIKEFGSDKDRRRSMEVKDGKRQSKYFPDLNLNMEESETKVESITPTSENKLSLIQRFDVKKPTDLKNIIGFDTEKKLSRERIEKYKEERRNFLREKYSSQSFRSNPEQLTRIKLKKDDKNDCERLKEDLPKFERRNTVDLGQRMRFSLARSANNLDTIPSPVSPSEELPRNGDASERSRDERREKISPSYNIRDMAAIFEQKSQSNG, from the exons GCTGGGCGGCCTGCGCGTGGCGCTCGTGGCGGCCGACGCGCCCGCAGACGCGCCCGACGAAG GCTGGGTGTGCTTGAAGGTGCGCTCGCACGTGAACGACTCGCCGACGTCGGAGTCGCGCGTGCTGTCGGCCAGCTGGACGGAGGCGAGCGACGTGCGCGAGTGGACGCTCACCCGCAATAGGGACCACTTCCTGCAGCTCGACGACATGCTGCATCG ATGTATATACGATCGCAAAGTTTCCGGTCTGCCGAACCTGAAGGACGCCATGACCCCGGAGCTGCTGCAGGACGAGGCGGAGTACAAGCAGCTCATCTCGGACTACGTGCACCACCTGTCCATCATCGCGGACGACTCCATCAACTGCGGGCCGGCCCTGAACTGGTTACAAATGGATAACAAGG GTCACAAGCTGCTCGTGTCCAACGAGGACTCGAGCTCCATAAACACGCCGGCCGTGGCCGCCGCCTACTCCGTCCGGAAATACGTCTCGCAG GCACGGGACGAGATCAGCTTCGAGGTCGGCGACATGATATCAATAATCGACATGCCAG GTCCGCAGGAGTCCACGTGGTGGCGCGGCAAGCGCGGCTTCCGGGTGGGCTTCTTCCCCCACCACTGCGTCGCCGTCATCGGGGACAAGGTGCCGCGAAACATGACGCAGCCGCCGCCCATCGTCGG GTCGGTGGCCGTCGCCCCGATCAAGCCGGTCCTCAGGAAGCACGGCAAGCTGATCTCGCTGTTCCGCAGCTTCATCCTGTCGAGGCCGTCGCGGCGGAGTCTCAAGCGGCAGGGCATCCTGCGCGAGAGGGTGTTCGGGTGCGACCTCGGCGAGCACCTGCTGAACTGCGGACACGACG TCCCGCAGGTGCTGGTGGCGTGCGCGCGCGGCATCGAGCGGCGCGGCGCCGTGGACGGCGTGTACCGCCTGTCGGGCGGCGCGGCGCTCACGCAGCGCCTGCGCGCCGCCTTCGACGCCGGCGCGCGCGTGGACCTGGCGCCGGCGCTGCAGCGCGACCCGCACGCGCTGGCCTCGCTGCTCAAGATGTACTTCCGCGAGCTGCCCAACCCGCTGTGCACGTACCAGCTGTACGACGCCTTCGTGCGCGCCGTGCAGGCGCCCGACGAGCTGCGCCTGCGCGCCGTGCGCGACGCCGTGGTGAAGCTGCCGCCGCCGCACTACCGCACGCTGGCCTACCTCATGCGCCACCTGCGCCGCGTGTCGCTGCTGAGCGCGTCCACCGGCATGACGGCGCGCAACATGGCCATCGTGTGGGCGCCCAACCTGCTGCGCTCGCCCGAGCCCGCGCACGCGCTGCAGGGCGTGGCCGTGCAGGCCGTCGTCACCGAGTTCCTCATCTGCTACGCCGAGGAGCTGTTCGCGCAGGAGCAGGGCGCCGACTCGGGGCCCGGCTCCCTCGAGCAG GATTGTTACGATTCTCACGTCGAGTTGAGATGTCTCAACGAAACGGGCAGGCGACCGAAGAGCCTGCCTCTCAACCCTCCCACGAAGTTGTTGAG GTCGGGTCGGGCCCGAACAACCTGCCGCAGTACCACACGATACTCGATCTACCGGTGCCGG GCGCCGGCGTGCCCGGGCGCGCTGCGGCCCGCCAAGTCGTGCGAGTCGCTGACGTCGGAGCCGGACGCGCTGCCGCCgctcgccgccgccgccgcgccgctcAAGCACCACACGCG GTCGGCGTCGTGCGACTCGTACTTCGAGCCGTGGCAGGCGGAGCTGGCCGGCATGCGGCTGCGCCTGTCGCCGCAGGAGCGCGACCGGAACATGTTCAGCGAGGAGGACGACGCCGCCGGACACCTCGCGCACCACGCGCAG GACGACTCGCTGTGCTCGAGTCCGCCGGAGTCCATCCCCGCCAGCGCCGTCGCCTCGCCGCGCCGGAACGACTACGACACCGCAGAGAG GAAGCGAGCCGCGCTGGCGAGGCTGGAGGCGCAGGTGGCGCAGCTCGGGTACATCGACGGGGACGCCGACACCGCGACCGACGGCCAGCCCGCCAAGAG AATATGCAAAGACCGCGACAGTCCGCTGTCGTCGACGTCGGACTTCCAAGCTTCGCTGACGAGCGTTAAGCTCAG AGATCGTAACTCGCCGAGGAAACAAAAGAACACGTCTCGATACAGCGGCTTGCACAATCCGGTTCTGAGCGATCCGGACAAGCCGCCGTCGCGGCTGACGTGGCACGGCAAGGACGGCCACTCGACGCTGATCAAGATCGACTGGCCGGCCGAGAACTCGTCCGTGAGCAACTTGACCACCAGCACCGTGCACTCCACGCCCGTGACGCCGGCCACGCCCGTCTACGACCCGCTGGAGAGCGACTCGGAGCTCAGCGAGAACAAGCACACGATAACAATCAAGAGCAGCGATTGTAACACCTGCGACGGAGAGAAGTGTCTCAAGTGCGAGTTGAAAGCCACGGACTACGAGAACATGAAGACAGTGTCGCGCGACTACTCCGAGCACAACCTGCACGACAGCCTCGAGCCCAGCCCGCTGCACTCGACCGACATCAGCTACCAGAACCTGAACAGGCTGTCGGCTGTATCGACGTCGTCCAACTCGGAGCAGCACTCCCACAAGAAGGAGGGTGACGTCATGAGGGTCATGACGTCATCTCACGAGAGCTCGTCGAGCTACTCCAACGTGAGCTACAAACAAGATGAGCTGTATGAGTGCTATAACTTCTCCAGAcccaattatattaatctctCGTCGAGCACGTCGAAGAGCTCGCCCGGGAGCCCTTTGAAGAGTCCGATAAAGTCAACTATTAGCATAACGTTCAGGTCTCCGGTCAAGACTAAAACTCCTGATTACGAACCGATAGGAAACAATGAGACTCCGACCAACGAGAGGGATTCGGTGTACGAGGATATAGATTTAGAGAAAAATCTATCTATTGTCGAGGAGGCCAGCGTCCCGCAGACGGACGCCAGTCTGCCGACGCAGGAGGCGTGCCAGCCGGACGACTTCGACCGCGACCTGATCATTCTCGAAACTCCGACGGAACCCGACGTAGACGACGGCGTAGACGTGTACAGTCAAGTTAAATTCTTCAAGAAAAGTATAGAGGAAGTTAACGCTATGATACTAGAGACGCCCGAGAAAGAGACGGAATATGAAAATGTAGCGTTCGCGGAAACGAGACGGCGCGAGtacgaaaatataaatgttgATACTCTTAAAATCTGTGATAAAGTAGAAATAAGTAGCGTAGACACGAGCGAAAATGGATCTTTGGAAGGAGAAAACGGTAATGTCATAAAGCCCAGAATCGCAACAAAGAATTTAAATGTCAGAGAACTGGCGATAAGGTTTGAAAGTCCAACGGAACAAAAGGGGCCCTTCACGTTcgataaatttaaaactgaCGTGAAGTATCCTACGTTAGAGCGAAAAGACGACAAACGAGAGACGAGGAAGAAGGAGACAAAAAATCCTCCGCCCATTTCACCGAAAACTTACAAATTAACGAAAAATTCCAATGCGAGATCGCTGGACGAGAACGCATTCATCAAAGAGTTCGGCAGCGACAAGGACAGGCGAAGGAGCATGGAGGTCAAAGACGGCAAACGACAATCGAAATACTTCCCAGACTTGAATCTGAACATGGAAGAGTCGGAGACGAAGGTAGAGAGTATCACGCCCACTAGCGAAAACAAGTTGTCGCTGATACAAAGATTTGACGTCAAAAAGCCAACAgacttgaaaaatataatcggcTTCGACACGGAGAAGAAATTAAGTCGGGAAAGGATTGAGAAGTACAAGGAGGAGAGGAGAAATTTCCTCCGGGAGAAATACAGCTCCCAATCGTTCAGAAGTAACCCGGAGCAGTTGACGCGCATCAAACTTAAAAAAGACGATAAGAATGACTGCGAAAGATTAAAAGAAGATCTGCCGAAGTTCGAACGGAGGAACACCGTCGACCTCGGCCAGAGGATGCGCTTCTCCCTCGCCAGGAGCGCCAACAACCTGGACACGATACCGTCCCCCGTGAGCCCCAGCGAGGAGCTGCCTCGGAACGGCGACGCTAGCGAGCGAAGCCGTGACGAGAG GAGAGAAAAGATTTCACCTTCGTACAACATTCGCGACATGGCCGCCATTTTCGAGCAGAAATCACAGAGCAACGGTTGA